A DNA window from Coffea arabica cultivar ET-39 chromosome 6c, Coffea Arabica ET-39 HiFi, whole genome shotgun sequence contains the following coding sequences:
- the LOC113693276 gene encoding trans-resveratrol di-O-methyltransferase-like, translated as MDFARNGDHTGELFQAQAHIWNHLFNFINSMSLKCAIQLGIPDIIHKHGQPMALAQLIDALPINNAKAHFVYRLMRILIHSGFFIKAKMPDNEGHEGYALTSASKLLLANDPFSVTPFLLAMLDPILTDPWHHFSQWFQDNEETPFHSCHGTSMWELAGRQPRLNQFFNEGMASDARLVCTMVIKNCKDVFMGLNSLIDVGGGTGTVAKAIADAFPHLKCSVLDLPHVVDGSESSKNLAYVGGDMFEAIPPSDAVLLKWILHDWSDEECVQILRKCKEAIPSKEKGGKVIIIDMLLKSRQNGDDDDNAEAIETQLFFDMLMMVLVKGRERNEKDWAKLFFEAGFNGYKITPVLGLRSVIEVYYY; from the exons atggattttgcTAGAAATGGTGACCATACTGGTGAGCTTTTTCAAGCTCAAGCTCACATATGGAACCATCTATTCAACTTCATAAATTCCATGTCCCTCAAATGTGCAATTCAATTAGGCATTCCAGACATTATTCACAAACATGGCCAGCCAATGGCCCTTGCTCAATTGATCGATGCTCTTCCCATCAATAATGCAAAAGCCCATTTTGTTTATCGCCTAATGCGGATTCTAATCCACTCGGGATTCTTCATCAAAGCAAAGATGCCCGATAATGAAGGCCACGAGGGGTATGCACTCACTTCCGCTTCGAAACTTCTACTAGCAAATGACCCTTTTAGCGTGACACCGTTTCTACTTGCCATGCTTGATCCAATCTTGACTGATCCATGGCACCATTTTAGCCAGTGGTTTCAAGACAATGAAGAAACCCCATTTCATAGCTGTCATGGGACATCAATGTGGGAGCTTGCAGGTCGCCAACCGCGGCTAAACCAGTTTTTTAATGAAGGCATGGCTAGTGATGCCCGGTTGGTTTGCACCATGGTTATCAAGAACTGTAAGGATGTTTTTATGGGGCTGAATTCGTTGATTGATGTTGGAGGTGGAACTGGAACTGTGGCTAAGGCTATAGCTGATGCTTTTCCCCATCTGAAATGCTCTGTGCTTGATCTTCCTCATGTTGTTGATGGCTCGGAAAGTAGTAAGAACTTGGCCTATGTTGGAGGTGACATGTTTGAAGCCATTCCTCCTTCAGATGCTGTTTTATTGAAG TGGATATTGCATGATTGGAGCGATGAGGAGTGTGTACAAATACTTAGGAAATGTAAAGAAGCAATTCCTAGCAAGGAAAAGGGTGGCAAGGTGATAATTATTGACATGCTGCTGAAAAGCCGGCAAAATGGAGATGATGATGATAATGCGGAGGCTATTGAAACCCAATTGTTCTTTGATATGCTGATGATGGTTCTGGTCaaaggaagagaaagaaatgagaAAGATTGGGCAAAGCTTTTCTTTGAGGCAGGCTTCAATGGTTACAAGATAACTCCTGTACTGGGCTTGAGATCTGTCATTGaggtttattattattaa